A genomic window from Scomber scombrus chromosome 18, fScoSco1.1, whole genome shotgun sequence includes:
- the crebbpa gene encoding CREB-binding protein isoform X2 — MADNLLDVGPPTAKRPKLNSPLSGSDGPDLVSLFDLENDLPDELIPNGDLSQMGMSSNGGPGGGGGPGLNSIVPDAAAKHKQLSELLRPGSSSILGSGQPQGGMVGSQLGAVLGKSPLGQGSPNHQSPQGQKGGMATGQGNGGTGMGFNQAMLNSGQGHGVMGQTGQVMNGTLGPAGRGRPGPGMQYQGQGMQGAQVGAGPGVGGGSVLAETLTQGGPQLGAHNTMNTQQPGNMNKMGMSGAPFGQQYGQAGVQQMGAAGVNAQQLQNKTALPNNLPQFPAELKGAGNVPNMSQMQQQVASVGMVSGAGGVSAGPTADPEKRKLIQQQLVLLLHAHKCQRREQANGEVRGCTLPHCRTMKNVLNHMTHCQAGKSCQVAHCASSRQIISHWKNCTRHDCPVCLPLKNASDKRNQQPMLSSPGAGLQNAINTVGPGQPSATAINSAATHIDPSSMQRAYAALGLPYGNQSPAQVQGQNQGQGPNQQNPQGHQQLRNLNSLGTNQMNQMAGGMGSSDQAGMHSDSSLPSTLNNQLLPDGSVAGGMGNLPTATPLSASGVRKAWHEHVTQDLRTHLVHKLVQAIFPTPDPAALKDRRMENLVAYARKVEGDMYESANSRDEYYHFLAEKIYKIQKELEEKRRLRLQKQPMVPTGPQQPGMAQPNAMGPGQAVRPPNGPVTMPNMPNQIMNRMQVPQGINQFNPMAMQNSQMSQAPMGARAPSPMNHPQQMNMSSVPAMVMSPSRMPQTQGMMGSHANNMVSQPTNQGQFLPQGQFPAAAGGTMNVNVGMGQPISQSAVTQPQKSNLSLNALGSIGSQLPCGPAAKPTMVATPPPNASASLQPQQQQQQQQLQQHHAPAQAQVQPRPSTPNSTGGPSSTPTHIPSSLPGPPSAMSTPPDPSQPLTPLQPQPEPPSQMQQPTSVQAQHPSTPLSQAAASIDNRVPTPGSVAELNSQQALPDMNSAEVKPEVKEDDDDSNSGKKQMNIKIEPDDETKPPLVKKEEPDAAEPKQEPMETEEKKPEMKAESKEEEESGANGTSTTSTTQNRKKIFKPEELRQALMPTLEALYRQDPESLPFRQPVDPMLLGIPDYFDIVKNPIDLSTIKRKLDTGQYQEPWQYVDDIWLMFNNAWLYNRKTSRVYKYCTKLAEVFEAEIDPVMQGLGYCCGRKFEFSPQTLCCYGKQLCTISRDGTYYSYQNRYHFCEKCFNEIQGNSVTLGDDPAQPQTMISKEQFEKKKNDMLDPEPFIECKDCGRKMHQICVLHYDVIWPSGFICDNCLKKSGKTRKENKFSAKRLQCTRLGTYIEDRVNKYLKRQNHPEAGEVFVRVVASSDKNVEIKPGMKSRFVDPGEMQESFPYRTKALFAFEEIDGVDVCFFGMHVQEYGSECAFPNTRRVYISYLDSIHFFKPRGLRTAVYHEILIGYLEYVRKLGYVMGHIWACPPSEGDDYIFHCHPPDQKIPKPKRLQEWYRKMLDKAFAERIIHDYKDIFKQATEDRLTSANELPYFEGDFWPNVLEESIKELEQEEEERKKEENTASSETTEGAQADSKNAKKKNNKKTNKNKSSVSRANKKKPGMPNVANDLSQKLYATMEKHKEVFFVIHLHSGPVVNTLPPIMDPDPMLTCDLMDGRDAFLTLARDKHWEFSSLRRCKWSTMCMLVELHNQGQDRFVYTCNECKHHVETRWHCTVCEDYDLCINCYNIKGHEHQMVKWGLGIDDDSNGQSGEASKSPQESRRLSIQRCIQSLVHACQCRNANCSLPSCQKMKRVVQHTKGCKRKTNGGCPVCKQLIALCCYHAKHCQENKCPVPFCLNIKHKLRQQQLQHRLQQAQMMRRRMATMAGRGMPMPSPPTSAAPDTPNSVQQPNTPQTPQPMPNQPQQQPQQQQQPPNPANIAQGFPNNGRSSQPPTPSSQGKSGPQSSPLHQQQSPLPNMQHQQQQPQPPPQQQTQPPPPNALKVAREIEMVVKAKQQQQQQQQQQQQQQNYAMNGMPMSHQRMMGSVPGQMRIMQGPRGPQVMQTMQQGQWGPGMQNPMQNPQSHQPQVPPQQNPMAPQQVQGTPMSQQAQLMQRPMMPQQQGLSMPGVMPPQGPSQPGMTPQQQNMPRGIPGNIAPSALQELLRTLKSPSSPQQQQQVLNILKSNPHLMAAFIKQRTAKYQANQPQQAQQQQNPQAMLSSQAGMQAMAAMANQVQRPGMPPQQQPPQQAGPQGMAPMGPQGQMMNAAQNGNPQLYRRQQLLRMQQMQQQQQQQQAQQQQGGMPQGHGQFPQQQPGPASYSQLRMQQQMAMQGGGGPMGQLPPNPQMGQPGMGMDGAQNLLQQRMLQQQQQQMLKQQMGSPAQANSMSPQPHMLQGQAQGGAHLPGQTMANTLGNQVRSPAPVQSPRPPSQQPPHSSPSPRIQPQPSPQHGALHSSSPHPSLGGPMSGPMDQGHMGTPEQSAMLPQLNTPTRGGLSNDMGMVGDTTGDTLEKFVEGL; from the exons ATCTCGTGTCTCTGTTTGACCTGGAAAACGACCTTCCAGATGAGCTCATCCCAAATGGAGATTTGTCCCAGATGGGAATGTCCTCTAACGGTGGAccaggtggaggagggggtCCTGGTCTCAACTCCATCGTCCCTGATGCAGCTGCCAAACACAAGCAGCTGTCTGAGCTCCTGCGACCAGGAAGCTCCTCCATCTTGGGGAGCGGTCAGCCGCAGGGAGGCATGGTGGGAAGCCAGTTAGGTGCCGTGCTTGGTAAAAGCCCTCTGGGGCAGGGCTCCCCCAATCACCAGTCTCCCCAGGGCCAGAAAGGAGGCATGGCTACTGGACAAGGCAATGGAGGCACAGGCATGGGCTTCAATCAGGCAATGTTGAACAGTGGGCAGGGTCATGGGGTCATGGGCCAGACAGGACAGGTGATGAACGGGACTCTGGGACCAGCAGGCCGGGGGAGACCTGGGCCTGGCATGCAGTACCAGGGCCAAGGCATGCAGGGGGCACAGGTGGGAGCTGGACCGGGTGTTGGTGGTGGCAGTGTGCTGGCAGAGACACTCACCCAAGGAGGGCCACAGCTGGGTGCGCACAACACGATGAACACTCAGCAACCTGGAAACATGAATAAG ATGGGGATGTCAGGAGctccatttggccagcagtatGGCCAGGCCGGGGTGCAGCAGATGGGGGCAGCGGGGGTCAACGCCCAACAACTCCAGAACAAGACAGCTCTTCCCAACAACCTGCCCCAATTCCCTGCAGAGCTGAAGGGAGCTGGGAATGTGCCAAACATG TCCCAGATGCAGCAGCAGGTAGCGTCGGTGGGCATGGTCTCCGGCGCTGGCGGAGTGTCAGCAGGCCCAACGGCAGATCCTGAGAAACGCAAACTTATTCAGCAGCAGCTGGTCCTGTTGCTCCATGCACATAAGTGCCAGCGGCGGGAGCAGGCCAATGGAGAGGTGAGGGGCTGCACTCTGCCCCACTGCCGCACCATGAAGAACGTCCTCAACCACATGACCCACTGCCAGGCTGGCAAGTCCTGCCAGG TGGCTCACTGTGCATCATCCAGACAGATCATCTCCCACTGGAAGAACTGTACGCGGCACGACTGTCCAGTCTGCCTGCCTTTGAAGAATGCAAGTGACAAAAGAAACCAGCAGC CTATGCTAAGTTCCCCTGGGGCTGGTCTGCAGAACGCCATCAACACAGTAGGGCCTGGCCAGCCCAGTGCCACAGCCATCAACAGCGCTGCCACACACATCGACCCCAGTTCCATGCAGAGGGCCTATGCTGCCCTGGGCCTGCCCTATGGGAACCAGTCCCCTGCTCAGGTCCAGGGGCAGAACCAGGGCCAGGGTCCTAATCAGCAAAACCCCCAGGGGCACCAGCAGCTGCGAAATTTGAACTCACTCG GCACTAATCAGATGAACCAGATGGCAGGGGGTATGGGTTCTTCAGACCAGGCTGGCATGCACTCCGACTCCTCTCTACCCTCCACACTCAACAA TCAGTTGTTGCCAGATGGGTCAGTAGCAGGAGGCATGGGAAACCTGCCCACTGCCACCCCTCTCTCTGCTTCGGGGGTACGGAAGGCCTGGCACGAACACGTCACTCAGGACCTGCGCACCCACCTGGTGCACAAACT TGTACAAGCCATATTCCCCACCCCAGACCCTGCAGCACTGAAGGACCGGCGAATGGAGAACCTGGTGGCATATGCACGCAAGGTTGAGGGTGACATGTATGAGTCAGCTAACAGCAGG GACGAGTATTACCACTTCCTGGCAGAGAAGATCTACAAGATTCAGAAGGAACTGGAGGAGAAGAGGCGCCTACGGCTCCAGAAACAGCCCATGGTCCCAACTGGGCCTCAGCAGCCTGGTATGGCTCAGCCCAACGCTATGGGCCCAGGACAGGCAGTCCGACCTCCCA ATGGCCCTGTGACTATGCCTAACATGCCAAATCAGATAATGAACCGTATGCAGGTGCCCCAAG GAATCAATCAGTTTAACCCAATGGCAATGCAGAATTCACAGATGTCTCAGGCACCCATGGGAGCACGTGCTCCCTCTCCCATGAACCATCCACAGCAGATGAACATGAGCTCCGTCCCAGCG ATGGTCATGTCCCCTTCAAGGATGCCTCAGACTCAAGGAATGATGGGTAGTCATGCAAATAACATGGTATCTCAGCCAACCAACCAAGGCCAGTTCCTGCCACAGGGCCAGTTCCCTGCAGCCGCAGGTGGAACAATGAATGTGAATGTAGGCATGGGCCAGCCCATATCACAGTCTGCTGTCACCCAG CCACAGAAATCTAACCTCTCTCTGAATGCTCTGGGCTCCATTGGCTCACAGTTGCCATGTGGCCCTGCAGCCAAGCCCACCATGGTTGCCACCCCTCCACCCAATGCCTCTGCCAGCCTgcagcctcagcagcagcagcagcagcagcaactgcagcagcatcatGCTCCCGCGCAGGCCCAGGTGCAGCCGCGACCCTCCACCCCCAACTCCACGGGCGGGCCTTCCTCCACCCCAACCCACATACCCAGTAGCCTCCCTGGTCCCCCTTCAGCCATGAGCACCCCACCTGACCCTTCCCAGCCGCTAACACCCTTGCAACCTCAGCCTGAACCCCCCAGCCAGATGCAGCAGCCTACGTCAGTGCAGGCACAGCACCCGAGCACACCG TTGTCCCAGGCCGCAGCCAGTATAGATAACAGGGTCCCCACACCAGGCTCTGTGGCTGAGCTGAACTCTCAGCAGGCCCTGCCTGACATGAACAGCGCTGAAGTCAAACCTGAAGTAAAAGAAGATGACGATGACAGCAACTCTGGGAAGAAGCAGATGAACATAAAAATTGAG CCGGATGATGAAACCAAACCCCCGTTGGTGAAGAAGGAGGAGCCAGACGCAGCAGAGCCAAAGCAGGAACCAATGGAAACTGAGGAGAAGAAGCCGGAGATGAAGGCAGAATccaaagaagaggaggaaagtggAGCCAACGGCACATCAACCACTTCCACCACTCAGAATCGCAAAAAAA TTTTCAAGCCAGAAGAACTGAGACAAGCCCTAATGCCAACACTCGAAGCCCTCTACAGGCAAGACCCAGAGTCACTGCCCTTCAGACAACCTGTAGACCCCATGCTACTGGGCATCCCT GACTACTTTGACATAGTGAAGAATCCCATTGACTTATCAACCATCAAGCGCAAGCTGGACACGGGTCAGTACCAGGAGCCGTGGCAGTATGTGGACGATATTTGGCTCATGTTCAACAATGCCTGGCTGTACAACCGCAAGACATCTCGTGTTTACAAGTACTGCACCAAACTGGCAGAAGTGTTTGAGGCAGAGATTGATCCCGTCATGCAGGGCCTGGGCTACTGCTGCGGCAGGAAG TTTGAATTTTCACCCCAGACACTGTGTTGCTATGGCAAACAGTTATGTACCATCTCCAGGGATGGCACCTACTACAGCTACCAGAACAG GTATCACTTCTGTGAAAAGTGCTTCAATGAGATCCAGGGCAACAGTGTGACCCTGGGGGACGACCCGGCACAGCCACAGAC CATGATATCAAAAGAACagtttgaaaagaagaaaaatgacatgTTGGACCCTGAACC TTTTATTGAATGTAAGGACTGTGGGCGGAAAATGCATCAGATCTGCGTGCTGCACTACGATGTCATTTGGCCATCAGG CTTTATCTGTGATAACTGTCTCAAGAAGTCTGGCAAAACAAGAAAGGAGAACAAGTTTTCAGCCAAAA GGTTGCAGTGTACACGGTTGGGGACTTACATTGAGGACAGGGTGAATAAGTACTTGAAAAGGCAGAACCACCCAGAGGCTGGTGAGGTGTTTGTACGAGTGGTGGCCAGTTCTGACAAAAACGTGGAGATTAAGCCTGGCATGAAGTCTAG ATTTGTGGACCCAGGTGAGATGCAGGAGAGCTTCCCTTATAGAACCAAAGCACTTTTTGCATTTGAAGAAATAGACGGAGTGGATGTTTGTTTCTTCGGCATGCACGTCCAGGAGTATGGCTCAGAGTGCGCCTTTCCAAATACCAG ACGGGTTTACATATCATACCTCGACAGTATTCACTTCTTCAAACCACGTGGGCTAAGGACTGCAGTGTACCATGAGATCTTAATAGGCTACCTGGAGTATGTGAGGAAACTGGG GTATGTTATGGGTCACATCTGGGCCTGCCCACCCAGTGAAGGAGATGACTACATTTTCCACTGCCACCCTCCTGACCAGAAGATCCCCAAACCCAAGAGGCTTCAAGAGTGGTACAGGAAGATGCTGGACAAGGCTTTCGCTGAAAGGATCATACACGACTACAAG GACATTTTTAAGCAAGCAACAGAAGACAGACTGACCAGTGCGAACGAGCTGCCATACTTTGAGGGTGACTTTTGGCCTAATGTACTGGAGGAGAGCATCAAAGAGTtggagcaagaggaggaggagaggaagaaggaggagaacaCAGCCTCCTCTGAGACGACAGAG GGAGCCCAGGCTGACAGCAAGAATGCCAAAAAGAAGAACAAcaagaaaaccaacaaaaacaaaagcagcgtCAGCCGCGCCAACAAGAAAAAGCCTGGGATGCCGAATGTAGCCAACGATCTGTCCCAGAAGCTCTACGCCACGATGGAGAAGCATAAGGAG GTATTTTTTGTTATCCACCTTCATTCCGGGCCAGTCGTAAACACCCTGCCACCCATCATGGACCCCGACCCTATGTTGACCTGTGACCTGATGGATGGCCGTGATGCCTTTCTGACTTTGGCCAGGGACAAGCACTGGGAGTTCAGCTCGCTGAGAAGATGTAAATGGAGCACAATGTGCATGTTGGTAGAGCTGCACAACCAAGGCCAGGACCGATTTGTGTACACTTGCAATGAGTGCAAGCACCATGTGGAGACTCGCTGGCACTGCACTGTGTGTGAG GACTACGACCTATGCATTAACTGCTACAACATTAAGGGCCATGAGCACCAGATGGTGAAGTGGGGCTTGGGTATAGACGATGACAGCAACGGCCAGAGTGGAGAAGCCTCCAAGAGCCCTCAGGAGAGCCGACGTCTCAGCATCCAGCGCTGCATCCAGTCCCTGGTCCATGCCTGCCAATGCCGCAATGCCAACTGCTCTCTGCCGTCATGCCAGAAGATGAAGAGGGTGGTCCAACACACCAAGGGCTGCAAACGCAAGACCAATGGTGGCTGCCCTGTGTGCAAACAGCTCATCGCTTTATGTTGTTATCATGCTAAGCACTGTCAGGAGAACAAGTGTCCTGTTCCCTTCTGTCTCAACATCAAGCACAAACTCCgtcagcagcagctgcagcacaggCTCCAGCAGGCTCAAATGATGCGCCGCAGAATGGCCACCATGGCTGGAAGGGGTATGCCCATGCCATCTCCACCTACCTCAGCTGCCCCTGACACCCCCAACTCTGTGCAGCAGCCTAATACACCACAAACCCCCCAGCCCATGCCCAACCAGCCccagcagcagcctcagcagcagcagcagccacccAACCCAGCAAATATTGCCCAAGGTTTCCCCAACAATGGCCGCAGCAGCCAGCCTCCAACACCATCCTCACAAGGCAAATCAGGGCCTCAGTCATCCCCTCTCCATCAGCAGCAGTCACCTCTGCCTAACATGcaacaccaacagcagcagcctcagccACCACCACAGCAGCAGACTCAGCCGCCACCGCCGAACGCCCTCAAAGTGGCCAGAGAGATTGAGATGGTCGTCAAGGcaaagcagcaacagcaacagcaacagcagcagcagcagcagcagcagaattaTGCCATGAACGGGATGCCCATGAGCCACCAACGAATGATGGGGTCCGTGCCGGGCCAGATGCGGATAATGCAGGGGCCACGGGGACCCCAGGTGATGCAGACTATGCAGCAGGGCCAGTGGGGTCCAGGGATGCAGAATCCCATGCAGAATCCCCAGAGTCATCAACCCCAAGTCCCTCCTCAACAAAACCCCATGGCTCCTCAGCAGGTTCAGGGAACCCCCATGTCCCAGCAGGCCCAGCTCATGCAGAGACCCATGATGCCCCAGCAACAGGGTCTCTCAATGCCTGGGGTCATGCCCCCCCAGGGGCCCTCACAGCCGGGCATGACACCACAGCAGCAAAACATGCCCCGGGGAATTCCTGGTAATATTGCTCCGAGTGCCCTGCAGGAGTTACTGCGCACCCTCAAATCTCCCAGCTccccacagcagcagcagcaggtcctCAACATCCTTAAGTCTAACCCCCACCTCATGGCCGCCTTCATTAAACAGAGGACAGCCAAATACCAGGCCAACCAGCCGCAGCaggcccagcagcagcagaacccTCAGGCTATGCTGAGTTCGCAGGCAGGAATGCAGGCCATGGCAGCGATGGCAAATCAGGTGCAGAGGCCAGGGATGCCACCCCAGCAGCAGCCTCCACAGCAGGCAGGGCCCCAGGGCATGGCACCCATGGGCCCCCAAGGTCAGATGATGAATGCTGCTCAAAACGGCAATCCCCAGCTGTACCGCAGACAACAGCTGCTCAGGATGCagcagatgcagcagcagcagcagcagcagcaggcacaGCAACAACAAGGAGGCATGCCTCAGGGCCACGGTCAGTTCCCCCAGCAGCAGCCGGGGCCAGCAAGCTACTCCCAGCTCCGTATGCAGCAGCAAATGGCTATGCAAGGAGGTGGGGGGCCCATGGGCCAGCTCCCTCCAAATCCACAAATGGGCCAACCTGGAATGGGCATGGATGGGGCCCAGAACCTTCTCCAACAGCGCATGcttcagcaacagcagcagcagatgttgaagcagCAGATGGGCTCTCCAGCACAGGCTAATTCGATGAGTCCACAACCCCACATGCTTCAAGGCCAAGCGCAGGGAGGAGCTCACCTACCTGGCCAAACAATGGCAAACACCCTGGGAAACCAAGTACGCTCCCCAGCCCCAGTGCAATCGCCCCGTCCGCCCTCGCAGCAGCCCCCGCATTCCAGTCCATCACCGCGGATACAGCCGCAACCCTCACCCCAGCACGGCGCCCTCCACTCCAGCTCCCCCCACCCCAGCCTTGGAGGACCGATGTCAGGCCCCATGGACCAGGGACACATGGGAACACCGGAGCAGAGTGCCATGCTCCCGCAGCTTAACACACCAACCCGAGGGGGGTTAAGTAATGACATGGGTATGGTTGGTGACACCACGGGAGACACGCTGGAGAAATTTGTTGAAGGATTGTAG